From the genome of Halomonas sp. LR3S48:
CTGGGCCTGATGCTGGGCGTGGCGGTACTGATCCTGGTGCTCTCAGTGATGAACGGCTTCGACCACGAGCTGCGCACGCGCATTCTCGGCATGGTGCCGCACACCAAGATCGAGTCGCGCAGCGGGCTGGTCGAGTGGGAAGCCTTGGCCGAACAGCTGATGCAGCGCGAGCGGGTGATCGGTGCCGCACCCTATGTCGAACAGCAGGGCATGTTTTCGGTAGCCGGGCGCAACGAGGGCGCCATGGTCAACGGAATACATCCCGAGTGGGAGGATCGTGTCTCGATCATCGGCCGCCACATGCGGCAGGGTAGCCTCGATGACCTGCAGCCTGGCGAGTGGAACATCGTGCTGGGTTCGTTGCTGGCGCGCCATCTAGGCGTAGGGGTCGGCGATCGGGTGACGCTGCTGGTACCCGAGGCGTCGATCACCCCGGCGGGAGTCTTCCCGCGCCTCAAGCGCTTCACGGTGAGCGGCGTCTTCAGCGTCGGCGCCGACCTCGACGCCAACCTGGCCTACGCCAACATCGAGGACATGCAGACCTTGGCGCGCCTGGGCGATGCCGTGGGTGGGCTGCGCCTGGAACTGAACGACCTGTTCGCCGCCGGTGCCGAGACCCGCGCCATCGTCAACCAGTTGGGCAGCGGCTACCGCGGCATCGACTGGACTTTCTCCCACGGCAACCTGTTCCAGGCGATCCAGATGGAGAAGCGCATGATCGCGCTGCTGCTGACCGTGATCATCGCCGTCGCCGCATTCAACATTGTCTCGACCCTGGTGATGGTGGTGACCGACAAGCATGCCGACATCGCCATCCTGCGTACCATTGGCGCGACCCCGCGCTCGATCATGGGCATCTTCGTGGTGCAGGGGATGGCGATCGGTGTGATCGGTATCGCCATCGGTGTGGGGCTCGGTATCCTGCTGGCGCTGACCGTGTCCGACCTTATCGGCTGGGTGGAGTCGACACTCGGCATCCAGTTCCTCGACGCCGGGGTCTATTTCATCAGCGACCTGCCGTCACGCCTGCA
Proteins encoded in this window:
- a CDS encoding lipoprotein-releasing ABC transporter permease subunit, translating into MLDRLPLLIGLRYVRAKRRNHFISFISLTSMLGLMLGVAVLILVLSVMNGFDHELRTRILGMVPHTKIESRSGLVEWEALAEQLMQRERVIGAAPYVEQQGMFSVAGRNEGAMVNGIHPEWEDRVSIIGRHMRQGSLDDLQPGEWNIVLGSLLARHLGVGVGDRVTLLVPEASITPAGVFPRLKRFTVSGVFSVGADLDANLAYANIEDMQTLARLGDAVGGLRLELNDLFAAGAETRAIVNQLGSGYRGIDWTFSHGNLFQAIQMEKRMIALLLTVIIAVAAFNIVSTLVMVVTDKHADIAILRTIGATPRSIMGIFVVQGMAIGVIGIAIGVGLGILLALTVSDLIGWVESTLGIQFLDAGVYFISDLPSRLHWDDVRDIVAAAFGLTFLSTLYPAWRASRVQPAEVLRYE